In a genomic window of Corynebacterium lizhenjunii:
- a CDS encoding DUF3515 domain-containing protein translates to MTPHFNRTAIFISLTLSIVMVLGVIFGAKYFYETYAKEPVAMSPVDSPLADSPECAQLIASLPSRFMGHPRAEVAEPAPPGAAAWATDSTQAVTLRCGVDMPFQYTNYAQPTDIDGTSWLQVRDMTPQSTLTTWYTTDRAPAVAVTTFDDQRPTGLEALSELAQQDQPRHPAPLSQLKAATNASECSALDGALPRSLGDYQQDASISPVTEHTTVWTAPGREAIVLRCGVASPPGYAAGKQLQQVNDIPWFEDTTLARGTTASTWFALGRSTDIALSVPQDTAAEALVELGRAIAAHTPADA, encoded by the coding sequence ATGACCCCCCACTTTAACCGCACCGCCATCTTCATCTCCCTTACGCTATCCATAGTCATGGTGTTGGGCGTTATCTTCGGGGCAAAGTACTTTTATGAAACCTACGCCAAAGAGCCCGTGGCCATGTCGCCCGTGGATTCTCCACTGGCCGACTCCCCCGAATGCGCACAGCTCATCGCATCCCTCCCGTCGCGTTTTATGGGCCACCCCCGCGCCGAGGTAGCCGAGCCCGCCCCACCGGGGGCCGCCGCGTGGGCCACCGACTCCACCCAGGCCGTCACCCTCCGCTGTGGTGTGGACATGCCCTTCCAATACACCAACTACGCCCAACCCACTGACATCGACGGCACCAGCTGGCTCCAAGTCCGCGACATGACCCCACAGTCCACTCTGACCACGTGGTATACCACCGACCGCGCACCCGCCGTGGCGGTCACCACCTTCGACGACCAGCGCCCTACTGGCCTGGAGGCACTTTCGGAGCTAGCCCAGCAAGACCAGCCGCGCCACCCCGCCCCGTTGTCCCAGCTTAAGGCCGCTACAAATGCCAGCGAGTGCTCCGCCCTGGATGGTGCCCTACCGCGCAGCCTCGGCGACTACCAGCAAGACGCCAGCATCAGCCCCGTCACCGAACACACCACCGTGTGGACGGCCCCCGGGCGCGAAGCGATTGTCCTGCGCTGCGGGGTGGCCTCCCCTCCGGGCTATGCCGCTGGCAAGCAATTGCAGCAGGTCAATGACATCCCCTGGTTTGAAGACACCACCCTGGCCCGCGGTACCACCGCCTCCACCTGGTTCGCCCTGGGCCGCAGCACCGACATCGCGCTGTCCGTGCCTCAGGACACCGCCGCCGAGGCTTTAGTCGAGCTTGGCCGTGCCATCGCC
- a CDS encoding thiamine-phosphate kinase, protein MDSVREMKMAVRLKWGVIANHVSERPRVNRTPVEPARNRHPAPHLPAAPTLGQVGEVATISVIREVAPSDVNGDDAAVLTSSAPYHRTVASTDSLVEGRHFRLDWSTAYEVGYKAVVQNFADIEAMGARPRACLLSLCAPAQTPVDTVRSLAQGLAAACGHYSAELVGGDVTRASELVVTVTALGELGGAWPALTLSRARPGQYVLAHGRIGHSGAGLALLERFGRSLPPQYADLQPLIDAHCAPWIKPGRGVIARAAGATAMTDNSDGLVVDVGAIARASRVGIELEAAALSPGPLLVRAGRVLGLDPWSWVLSGGEDHTLVATADHANVSDFRIIGRVVRTPGVRVDGAAPAYTGGWNSFG, encoded by the coding sequence ATGGATAGCGTAAGGGAGATGAAGATGGCGGTGCGGTTAAAGTGGGGGGTCATAGCCAACCATGTTAGTGAAAGGCCCCGCGTGAATCGCACTCCGGTAGAACCCGCCCGTAACCGCCACCCGGCGCCACATCTTCCGGCTGCGCCCACGCTAGGCCAGGTGGGGGAGGTCGCGACTATTTCTGTTATCCGGGAGGTCGCGCCCAGCGACGTTAATGGTGATGATGCCGCCGTGTTGACCTCCAGCGCGCCGTATCACCGCACGGTTGCAAGTACCGACTCGCTGGTGGAGGGCCGGCACTTTCGCCTGGACTGGTCCACGGCCTATGAGGTGGGATATAAGGCGGTGGTGCAAAACTTCGCGGACATTGAGGCCATGGGGGCCCGGCCGCGGGCTTGTTTGCTGTCGCTGTGTGCTCCGGCGCAGACCCCGGTGGACACGGTGCGTTCATTGGCGCAGGGCTTGGCGGCGGCGTGCGGGCACTATTCGGCGGAGCTGGTGGGCGGGGATGTCACCCGGGCAAGCGAGCTGGTGGTCACGGTCACGGCTTTGGGCGAATTGGGTGGGGCGTGGCCGGCGCTGACATTGAGCAGGGCGCGCCCGGGTCAGTATGTGCTGGCCCACGGGCGCATTGGGCATTCTGGCGCGGGGCTGGCGCTGCTGGAGCGTTTTGGCCGGAGTTTGCCCCCGCAGTATGCGGACCTGCAGCCGCTTATTGATGCCCACTGCGCCCCTTGGATCAAGCCCGGCCGTGGGGTGATTGCCCGCGCCGCTGGGGCGACTGCCATGACGGATAATTCCGACGGCCTGGTGGTGGATGTTGGTGCGATCGCGCGCGCTTCCCGCGTGGGCATTGAGCTAGAGGCGGCGGCGCTGAGCCCGGGGCCGCTGTTGGTGCGTGCAGGGAGGGTGCTGGGTCTTGATCCCTGGTCGTGGGTACTCAGCGGCGGGGAGGATCACACTCTTGTGGCCACGGCTGACCATGCCAATGTTAGTGACTTCCGCATTATCGGCCGGGTGGTGCGCACACCCGGGGTGCGCGTTGATGGCGCCGCCCCGGCTTATACCGGAGGGTGGAATAGCTTTGGATAG
- a CDS encoding uracil-DNA glycosylase yields MDSYFFDTVHPSWLPVLQPVYERVWPQISQAIGCDFLPPAPDLFRAFAQPQQDVRVLIVGQDPYPTPGHAMGLAFSTRPGVAPPRSLRNIYTELASDVGVSGREDGDVSAWSRQGVLLLNRVLSVAPHAAGSHVRAGWQELSDAAIASLNRPPLVGILWGKQAQQVAPLLDRVPIIASAHPSPLSARRGFFGSRPFSTANAYLVDQGAHPVDWRL; encoded by the coding sequence TTGGATAGTTACTTCTTTGATACCGTCCATCCCTCGTGGTTGCCGGTGTTGCAGCCGGTCTATGAGCGGGTGTGGCCGCAGATTTCCCAGGCCATTGGCTGTGACTTTTTGCCGCCAGCGCCGGATCTGTTCCGCGCCTTTGCGCAACCGCAGCAGGACGTGCGGGTCCTTATTGTGGGCCAAGATCCGTACCCCACGCCGGGGCATGCGATGGGCCTGGCGTTTTCTACCCGCCCGGGGGTGGCGCCGCCGCGGTCTTTGCGCAATATCTATACGGAGCTGGCCAGCGATGTGGGGGTGAGCGGCCGCGAGGATGGGGATGTGAGCGCCTGGTCGCGTCAGGGGGTGTTGCTGCTTAATCGGGTGCTCAGCGTGGCCCCGCACGCGGCGGGTTCGCACGTGCGGGCAGGTTGGCAGGAGCTTTCCGATGCCGCCATTGCCTCCCTCAACCGCCCGCCCCTGGTGGGTATTTTGTGGGGCAAGCAGGCTCAACAGGTTGCGCCTTTGTTGGACCGGGTGCCCATTATTGCTAGCGCGCACCCTTCGCCGTTGTCTGCCCGGAGAGGTTTCTTTGGCTCCCGGCCGTTTTCTACTGCTAATGCCTATTTGGTAGACCAAGGGGCACACCCGGTGGATTGGCGCTTGTAA
- a CDS encoding DAK2 domain-containing protein, with the protein MTSANPSAPGPARAYPRELSAQGLHNWALRCVRELSARRAEINALNVFPVPDADTGSNMAHTMEAALAQADKGGDVAEALAVGSVRGARGNSGMVLSQVLRGVADSTTDSRVDAAVLADSLSLAVDLVDRALAQPVEGTIITVLRAAAAEAENSRDQELYPMTQRVVAAARQALADTPSQLAVLREAGVVDAGGAGLVVVLESLQAELEGAQMAAEPVAAEDSRPEFEVMFFFEGDLEVLEQQLADLGNSLVLAREHSGAAAVHIHSARAGEVIEAAFAAGAVSQLRIEVLPPVCAASSAAPSELADAPAPSAVPEAADAAGVAAPEAASSPRRRVWVAAPEGPVAQLFAQVGAEVVEPGVAPTQAQPGDIFLPNGTDTPAGQATVVPTQSIVAGVAALSVYDPQAEDAAAAMADAAASMRVRQLGLSGATAQELLGQVLDVVRELLAAGGEQVTVLSPRELDQDYLAQELGVEVMVIVAPGVGVEVGVE; encoded by the coding sequence ATGACTTCTGCTAATCCTTCGGCACCGGGCCCGGCGCGGGCTTATCCGCGCGAGCTTAGTGCCCAGGGGCTGCATAATTGGGCGCTGCGCTGTGTGCGGGAGCTTTCTGCGCGTCGCGCGGAGATTAATGCCTTGAATGTTTTCCCGGTTCCGGATGCAGATACCGGCTCCAACATGGCCCACACCATGGAGGCCGCCTTGGCGCAGGCGGATAAGGGCGGGGATGTCGCGGAGGCTCTAGCGGTTGGTTCTGTGCGCGGTGCGCGGGGGAACTCAGGCATGGTCCTGTCCCAGGTTTTGCGTGGGGTGGCGGATTCGACGACTGATTCGCGGGTTGATGCCGCGGTGCTGGCAGATTCGCTGTCTTTGGCGGTGGATTTGGTGGACCGTGCGTTGGCACAGCCGGTGGAGGGCACCATTATTACGGTGTTGCGTGCGGCGGCGGCGGAGGCCGAGAACTCCCGGGACCAGGAGCTGTATCCTATGACGCAGCGGGTGGTTGCTGCTGCGCGGCAGGCTTTGGCGGATACCCCTAGCCAGCTGGCGGTTCTGCGGGAGGCTGGGGTGGTTGACGCCGGTGGGGCCGGTCTGGTGGTGGTGCTTGAGTCCTTGCAGGCGGAGCTGGAGGGCGCGCAGATGGCTGCAGAGCCCGTGGCGGCAGAGGATTCCCGCCCCGAGTTTGAGGTGATGTTCTTTTTTGAGGGCGATCTGGAGGTGCTGGAACAGCAGTTGGCGGATTTGGGCAATAGCCTGGTCTTGGCCCGTGAGCATTCCGGTGCGGCCGCGGTCCACATTCACTCTGCCCGCGCGGGGGAGGTCATCGAGGCTGCTTTTGCTGCCGGGGCTGTCAGCCAGTTGCGCATTGAGGTTCTGCCGCCGGTGTGTGCCGCGTCTTCTGCTGCCCCGTCTGAGCTTGCCGATGCCCCCGCCCCGTCTGCTGTGCCAGAAGCCGCGGACGCCGCGGGCGTTGCCGCTCCAGAAGCCGCGTCTAGCCCGCGCCGTCGCGTGTGGGTCGCGGCTCCGGAAGGGCCGGTGGCCCAGCTTTTTGCGCAGGTAGGCGCGGAGGTAGTGGAGCCCGGAGTAGCGCCGACGCAGGCGCAGCCGGGGGATATTTTCCTGCCTAATGGTACGGACACGCCCGCAGGACAGGCGACGGTGGTGCCCACGCAGTCCATTGTTGCCGGGGTGGCGGCGCTGAGTGTCTATGACCCACAGGCGGAGGATGCCGCCGCGGCGATGGCCGATGCCGCTGCAAGCATGCGCGTGCGCCAATTGGGTCTCAGTGGGGCTACGGCGCAGGAGCTTTTGGGGCAGGTCCTCGATGTGGTGCGCGAATTGCTGGCCGCGGGTGGCGAGCAGGTCACTGTGCTGTCGCCGCGGGAACTGGACCAGGACTACCTGGCACAAGAGTTGGGGGTTGAGGTCATGGTCATCGTGGCGCCGGGCGTGGGCGTAGAGGTAGGAGTCGAGTAA
- a CDS encoding ATP-dependent DNA helicase RecG gives MLGWQDNRALGDVLPQGAAKLLQQEFGYTTCGQLLEHYPRRYTRAGQDIGLAGAIEGDFVTLVGEVLRLSQGTTRRGLHLVTITITGGVKATFFGQQWVGKVLKEGMRILLAGTLSSFNGDPVLTQPKFVLLGSSARKMKGTKELRLLSQFGDIEQLLESAHWIPVYPATHKASSWFLMGAIHYLLERTAPIAEPLDYELPLSFDAAVRQVHEPPEQGPYLAVHRLKYNEALTVGLVMALRKQQIASQQAPALPVRDDGYRAQLLEGLPFALTTGQQQVVAEIVQDLEQSVPMQRLLQGEVGSGKTLVASVAMVQAVDAGKQAALLAPTEVLAAQHARSLAQGLPEGVRVVLLSGSLRVAQKRQALLDIVSGEADIVVGTHAMIQDSVEFYDLGLVVVDEQHRFGVEQRDSLRAKTRQGTQPHTLVMTATPIPRTIAMTVFGDLAVSTLAELPGGRKPISSHVVPGELVHWVDRCWQLVREHVAAGHQAYVVCPRIEGEGGVLETAAALESGPLAGLRIAVLHGRLENKDDIMARFAAGKIDVLVSTTVIEVGVDVANVTVMVIWESERFGASQLHQLRGRVGRGGHASVCLFHTTATPGSPSEQRVQAIAQTTSGFELAEIDLRHRREGDVLGILQSGTKRTLQLLNLGTDYETIARARRDAERIVARDKALAHRLAAELSADKRSYLEKN, from the coding sequence ATGCTGGGCTGGCAGGACAACCGCGCTTTAGGTGACGTGCTGCCCCAAGGCGCCGCGAAGTTGCTCCAGCAGGAGTTTGGTTACACCACTTGTGGGCAGCTGCTGGAGCATTATCCGCGCCGTTATACTCGCGCGGGCCAAGACATTGGGCTAGCTGGGGCGATCGAGGGGGATTTTGTCACCTTAGTTGGCGAGGTGTTAAGGCTTAGCCAGGGCACTACCCGCCGGGGCCTGCACCTGGTTACCATCACCATTACCGGTGGGGTAAAGGCTACCTTCTTTGGCCAACAGTGGGTGGGCAAGGTCCTTAAAGAGGGTATGCGGATTCTCCTGGCCGGGACGCTGTCCTCCTTTAACGGGGATCCGGTGCTAACGCAGCCCAAGTTTGTCCTGTTGGGCTCCAGTGCGAGGAAGATGAAGGGAACCAAGGAGCTGCGCCTACTGAGCCAATTTGGGGATATTGAACAACTGCTGGAGTCTGCGCACTGGATACCGGTGTACCCGGCCACCCACAAGGCCAGTTCGTGGTTTTTGATGGGGGCTATCCATTATCTTTTGGAGCGCACAGCCCCGATTGCTGAGCCCTTGGATTACGAGCTGCCCTTGAGCTTCGACGCGGCGGTGCGGCAAGTCCACGAACCCCCGGAGCAGGGGCCCTACCTGGCGGTGCATCGGCTCAAATACAATGAGGCCCTCACAGTGGGGTTGGTGATGGCGCTGCGCAAGCAACAGATAGCCAGCCAGCAGGCGCCTGCCCTGCCGGTGCGCGACGATGGCTACCGTGCGCAGCTGCTAGAGGGGCTGCCCTTCGCGTTGACTACCGGCCAGCAACAGGTGGTGGCCGAAATCGTCCAGGACTTAGAACAGTCCGTACCCATGCAGCGCTTGTTGCAGGGGGAAGTCGGCTCCGGTAAAACTCTGGTGGCCTCCGTGGCCATGGTGCAAGCGGTGGACGCCGGCAAGCAGGCAGCGCTACTGGCTCCCACCGAGGTCTTGGCCGCGCAGCATGCACGCTCCTTGGCCCAGGGCCTGCCAGAAGGCGTGCGCGTGGTGTTGCTCAGCGGCTCGCTGCGCGTGGCCCAGAAGCGGCAGGCGCTGCTCGACATTGTCAGTGGGGAAGCCGACATTGTGGTGGGCACCCACGCCATGATCCAGGACAGTGTCGAATTTTACGACTTGGGCTTGGTCGTCGTGGATGAGCAGCACCGTTTTGGCGTGGAGCAGCGCGATAGTCTGCGGGCCAAGACGCGGCAAGGCACGCAGCCGCACACATTGGTGATGACGGCAACGCCCATCCCCCGCACCATTGCGATGACGGTCTTTGGTGATTTGGCGGTATCAACGTTGGCTGAACTGCCCGGAGGCCGTAAGCCGATTTCTTCCCACGTAGTCCCGGGTGAGCTTGTGCATTGGGTGGATCGCTGTTGGCAGCTGGTGCGCGAACACGTTGCGGCGGGGCATCAGGCGTACGTGGTGTGCCCGCGCATTGAGGGCGAGGGTGGAGTACTAGAAACAGCTGCCGCATTGGAATCTGGCCCACTGGCTGGGTTGCGCATAGCGGTATTACACGGGCGATTAGAGAATAAAGATGACATCATGGCCCGGTTTGCCGCAGGAAAGATCGATGTTTTGGTATCCACCACAGTCATTGAGGTCGGCGTCGACGTTGCCAATGTCACCGTGATGGTTATTTGGGAGTCTGAGAGATTTGGCGCCTCCCAGCTCCATCAGCTGCGCGGCCGCGTGGGCCGCGGTGGACACGCCTCCGTGTGTCTGTTCCACACCACCGCGACCCCCGGCAGCCCTAGTGAACAACGGGTGCAGGCCATTGCGCAGACCACGTCCGGTTTTGAACTAGCCGAAATAGATCTGCGCCACCGCCGGGAGGGCGACGTTTTGGGCATCCTCCAATCGGGCACTAAGCGCACCCTGCAACTGCTCAACTTGGGCACAGATTATGAGACCATTGCCCGCGCCCGCCGCGATGCCGAGCGCATAGTGGCCCGCGATAAGGCCCTGGCCCACCGCTTGGCAGCAGAGCTTTCTGCAGACAAGCGCTCCTATTTGGAGAAGAATTAG
- a CDS encoding acetyl-CoA carboxylase biotin carboxyl carrier protein subunit, with translation MKICAPFAGIVRYHVQPGQRLAAGDVVATVEATKLEAPVPTPGPGVVQFLAQTDFSDVLGGDLLAVVGMAEVGPAGAGASASSSERQD, from the coding sequence ATGAAAATTTGTGCCCCCTTTGCAGGAATAGTGCGCTACCACGTCCAGCCCGGCCAGCGGCTTGCTGCGGGGGACGTGGTAGCCACCGTGGAGGCCACCAAACTCGAAGCACCGGTGCCAACCCCGGGCCCAGGAGTAGTCCAATTTTTGGCACAGACCGACTTTAGCGACGTGCTAGGAGGGGACCTGCTGGCGGTGGTTGGGATGGCCGAGGTAGGGCCGGCGGGCGCGGGGGCATCGGCAAGCTCAAGCGAAAGGCAGGATTAA
- the rsmD gene encoding 16S rRNA (guanine(966)-N(2))-methyltransferase RsmD → MPRIIAGQARGRTIKVPAQGTRPTADRAREGLFSSLSIRWGFEDSRVLDLFAGSGALGLEAASRGAREAVLVESNPAAVDVIRHNVGVVGHPQVRVENSSVDTFLARAPRGYFDLVLADPPYEYADIDGLLAAIEPVLTDRAMVVIERPADSPPTTWRPGFAPTPQKLKKRTFGIARMDMAIFDRNSKGATRD, encoded by the coding sequence ATGCCGCGGATTATTGCTGGACAGGCGCGCGGGCGCACCATTAAAGTTCCGGCGCAGGGAACGCGGCCTACCGCAGACCGCGCCCGGGAGGGACTGTTTTCCTCGCTGAGCATCCGTTGGGGTTTTGAAGACTCCCGCGTGCTGGATCTTTTTGCAGGCTCCGGTGCCTTGGGGCTCGAGGCCGCCAGCCGCGGCGCGCGGGAAGCAGTGCTGGTGGAATCCAATCCCGCAGCGGTGGACGTCATTCGCCATAATGTTGGCGTGGTTGGCCACCCCCAGGTCCGGGTGGAAAACTCCAGCGTGGACACATTTCTGGCCCGGGCGCCGCGCGGATATTTTGACCTGGTGCTGGCGGACCCGCCCTATGAGTACGCGGACATAGACGGACTGCTGGCCGCTATTGAGCCGGTTCTCACGGATCGCGCGATGGTGGTCATTGAAAGGCCTGCGGATTCGCCGCCCACAACGTGGCGGCCAGGGTTTGCACCTACGCCGCAGAAGCTGAAGAAGCGCACGTTTGGTATCGCGCGGATGGATATGGCCATCTTCGACAGGAATTCGAAAGGAGCAACGCGTGACTAA
- the coaD gene encoding pantetheine-phosphate adenylyltransferase — protein MTKAVCPGSFDPMTMGHLDIFTRAAGLFEHVTVLVTGNPDKPSGLFSVHERVELIREVVPEGITVDHWSGLLVDYASEHGIDTIVKGLRSSLDYEYELPMAQMNRRLTGIDTMFLLTDEKYGYISSSLCKQVAQFGGDITGMFPEPVARAVRAKFA, from the coding sequence GTGACTAAAGCAGTGTGCCCCGGATCTTTCGATCCGATGACCATGGGGCATTTAGACATCTTTACCCGGGCTGCGGGGCTCTTCGAGCACGTTACCGTGCTGGTCACGGGAAACCCAGACAAGCCCTCGGGGTTGTTTAGCGTGCATGAGCGCGTTGAACTCATTCGCGAAGTAGTCCCGGAGGGCATCACAGTGGACCATTGGTCGGGGCTGTTGGTGGACTACGCCAGCGAGCACGGTATTGACACCATTGTCAAGGGCTTGCGCTCTTCACTGGACTACGAATATGAACTGCCCATGGCGCAAATGAACCGCCGCCTGACGGGGATAGACACCATGTTCTTACTCACGGATGAGAAATACGGCTACATTTCTTCGTCGTTGTGCAAGCAGGTGGCCCAGTTTGGCGGGGACATCACGGGAATGTTTCCTGAGCCCGTGGCACGCGCGGTGCGGGCGAAGTTCGCATGA
- a CDS encoding sulfite exporter TauE/SafE family protein, with protein MLTAAVVFATITAGALMQRVSGMGMGLIGGPILMLLLGPVEGIMVVNVLACINAIMQTINVREHVDWKKFAQIGSVMVFGSLPAAYLISTIDTAPLLILSGSALLVALAMVTVGKKYVPHLEGTGPLLSAGVIGGFTNTLAGVAGPVITVYAQAARWPHQMFAATLQPIFMVGGAISVVSKLLLGAGGFAGTTWLVWPAGVAGMIVGIAVGNYLSRRIPRDVAHKLSLMVATAGAAVAVWRGFSQL; from the coding sequence ATGCTCACCGCCGCAGTCGTCTTTGCCACCATTACCGCGGGTGCGTTGATGCAGCGGGTGTCCGGGATGGGGATGGGGCTTATCGGTGGGCCGATTTTGATGCTGTTGTTGGGCCCCGTGGAGGGCATCATGGTGGTCAATGTGCTGGCGTGCATTAATGCCATTATGCAAACCATCAACGTGCGCGAACACGTGGATTGGAAGAAGTTCGCCCAAATTGGCTCCGTGATGGTCTTTGGTTCGCTTCCTGCCGCCTATCTGATCAGCACCATTGATACTGCACCGTTGTTGATTCTGTCAGGATCAGCGCTGCTGGTGGCTCTGGCAATGGTGACGGTGGGCAAAAAGTATGTCCCGCACTTGGAGGGCACCGGCCCGTTGCTTTCCGCCGGCGTTATAGGCGGGTTTACCAACACGTTGGCTGGGGTGGCGGGCCCGGTAATCACCGTGTACGCGCAGGCTGCGCGCTGGCCGCACCAGATGTTTGCGGCCACCTTGCAGCCCATCTTCATGGTAGGCGGCGCAATTTCGGTCGTGTCCAAGCTATTGCTAGGTGCTGGGGGATTCGCCGGCACCACCTGGCTGGTGTGGCCCGCCGGTGTGGCGGGCATGATTGTGGGCATTGCAGTAGGCAATTACCTCTCCCGGCGCATTCCGCGGGACGTGGCCCACAAGTTGTCGCTGATGGTAGCCACCGCGGGGGCCGCAGTGGCTGTGTGGCGCGGATTCAGCCAGCTCTGA
- a CDS encoding amino acid ABC transporter ATP-binding protein has product MTPMIQAINVHKSFGQLEVLKGINLEVQQGEVACLLGPSGSGKSTFLRCCNHLEKVTAGRLYIDGEIIGYRERDGVLYELSEKQAAQQRRDIGMVFQSFNLFSHRTVLENVIEAPVQVKKQPVEVAKKRALELLDKVGLAHKADAYPVQLSGGQQQRVAIARAVAMEPKLMLFDEPTSALDPELVGEVLRVMKELASEGMTMLVVTHEMGFAREVADTVYFMDGGQVVEHGSPQQVFDHPQHQRTQAFLSSLL; this is encoded by the coding sequence ATGACTCCCATGATCCAGGCCATCAACGTCCATAAATCCTTCGGGCAGCTAGAGGTGCTTAAAGGAATCAACTTGGAAGTCCAGCAAGGCGAGGTTGCTTGCTTACTGGGGCCGTCTGGCTCCGGCAAGTCCACATTTTTGCGCTGCTGTAATCACCTTGAGAAAGTCACCGCGGGTCGGCTATATATCGACGGAGAGATTATCGGCTACCGGGAGCGCGACGGAGTGCTCTATGAGCTATCTGAAAAGCAGGCGGCGCAGCAGCGCCGGGACATCGGCATGGTCTTCCAGTCCTTTAACCTCTTTAGTCACCGCACGGTGCTAGAAAACGTTATTGAAGCTCCCGTGCAGGTCAAAAAGCAGCCGGTAGAAGTAGCCAAGAAGCGGGCGCTCGAACTGCTAGACAAAGTGGGCTTGGCGCACAAGGCTGACGCCTACCCCGTGCAGCTATCCGGCGGCCAGCAGCAGCGCGTAGCAATCGCCCGCGCCGTGGCGATGGAGCCCAAGCTCATGTTATTCGATGAGCCCACCTCTGCCCTCGACCCCGAGCTCGTGGGCGAAGTGCTGCGAGTGATGAAGGAGCTTGCGTCCGAAGGTATGACCATGCTGGTGGTCACCCACGAAATGGGTTTTGCGCGCGAGGTGGCCGATACCGTCTACTTCATGGACGGCGGCCAAGTGGTGGAGCACGGCTCGCCCCAGCAAGTCTTCGACCACCCGCAGCACCAGCGCACACAGGCGTTTTTGTCCTCACTGCTCTAG
- a CDS encoding amino acid ABC transporter permease, which yields MSPNSTSERIEARPLRHPWRWVAAAILLLLAVWFAISAARNEAYGWPTYFAYLLDTRIAVAAAHTIAITVLAMLIGVAGGVVLAVLRLSPNPVLRTVSWVFLWIFRGTPIYVQLVFWGLLSALYQSINVGLAEISLEAVLSNAFLLAVLGLGLNEAAYMAEIVRSGISSVPEGQKEASKALGMGWAMTMRRTVLPQAMRIIIPPTGNEFISLLKTSSLVVAIPYSHEIFGRATDISAALFEPIPLLMVAATWYLVITSVLMVGQYYLERYFERGATRELTARQLASLADAEGTIPRNISVIPTTKQEGQ from the coding sequence ATGTCTCCTAATTCCACCTCAGAGCGCATTGAAGCCCGCCCACTGCGCCACCCTTGGCGCTGGGTAGCCGCTGCCATCCTCCTCCTGCTAGCGGTCTGGTTTGCTATATCCGCCGCCCGCAATGAAGCCTACGGGTGGCCAACCTACTTCGCGTATCTGCTGGACACCCGCATTGCCGTGGCCGCGGCGCACACCATCGCCATCACAGTGCTGGCCATGCTCATTGGCGTGGCCGGCGGTGTGGTGCTAGCCGTGCTGCGACTATCCCCCAACCCCGTACTGCGGACGGTATCCTGGGTGTTTTTGTGGATTTTCCGCGGCACGCCCATTTATGTGCAGCTAGTCTTTTGGGGCCTGCTGTCCGCCCTCTACCAGTCAATCAACGTGGGCTTAGCAGAGATCTCTTTGGAGGCTGTGCTGTCCAACGCCTTCCTGCTGGCTGTGCTGGGCTTGGGCCTGAATGAGGCCGCCTACATGGCAGAGATTGTGCGCTCCGGCATCTCCTCAGTGCCCGAGGGACAAAAGGAAGCCTCCAAAGCCTTGGGCATGGGGTGGGCTATGACTATGCGGCGGACCGTCTTACCGCAAGCCATGCGAATCATTATCCCGCCCACGGGCAACGAGTTCATCTCTTTGCTCAAAACTTCTTCCCTGGTGGTGGCCATTCCTTATTCGCATGAGATCTTTGGCCGTGCCACCGATATTTCCGCTGCCCTCTTTGAACCCATCCCCCTGCTCATGGTCGCTGCCACCTGGTACCTGGTCATTACGTCCGTGCTGATGGTGGGCCAGTACTACCTGGAGCGCTACTTTGAGCGTGGCGCCACCCGGGAGCTTACCGCCCGGCAGTTGGCATCGCTTGCCGATGCCGAGGGCACCATCCCCCGCAACATCTCCGTCATCCCCACCACCAAGCAGGAGGGACAATAA